The sequence CGCGGATCCGAGCCTGGCACCGACACGCGGGCGGGATCTACAGTGGAGTTTGCTCACACGACGCCCGCTGACTAGCGTGGCTCCGGCAGTTATCCACAGGCTCGGCATGGCGTTTCCGCGGCATCCGGTGGAATCATCAACAACCCGGGGGGGCCATGTCACCGCACGAAGTTCCAGATGTTCCGGTCTGGTCGGCCGTGCTGGAAGAACTCGTGAGGGACGACCGCATCACGCCTCAGCTCCACGGCTTCATCAGCCTCGCAGTTCCGCAGGGCGTGATGGGCGGCACGCTCTACCTCGACGTGCCGAACGATCTCACGGCCGCGCAGTTCACCAAGCGCATGAGGGCGCCCATCATGGAGGCGCTGTCGCGCGTCGAGCAGGATTCCCACAACGCGGCGTCGTCGTTCCGCGTCGTGGTGAACCCCGATCTGGCCGGCGCGCATCTGACCGTGCCGATTCCGATCCAGCAGGGTTCGCTCCCGTCGTCGGGTGCTCCTGTCTCGCCGCCCGTCGGACGCACGCCGCTCGAGGAGCCGGTGGAGCCGGCATCCGTCTCTCGCAGCGACACCCGTCTGAACCCGAAGTACACGTTCGACAACTTCGTCATCGGGCAGTCGAACCGCTTCGCGCATGCCGCGGCGGTGGCGGTGGCCGAGGCGCCCGCGAAGGCGTACAACCCGCTGTTCATCTACGGCGACTCCGGTCTGGGCAAGACGCATCTGCTCCACGCGATCGGCGACTACGCGATCAGCCTGTACGCCGGCATCAAGGTGCGATACGTGTCGAGCGAGGAGTTCACGAACGACTTCATCAACTCGATCGCCAACAACCGCGGCTCGGCATTCCAGGCGCGGTACCGGGATGTCGACATCCTCCTCATCGACGACATCCAGTTCCTGCAGGGTCGCGCCGAGACGCAGGAGGCGTTCTTCCACACGTTCAACCAGCTGCACGACCACGACAAGCAGGTCGTGATCACCAGCGATGTGCCGCCGAAGCACCTGACGGGCTTCGAGGACCGCATGCGCAGCCGGTTCGAGTGGGGCCTCATCACCGACGTGCAGGCGCCCGACCTCGAGACCCGCATCGCGATCCTGCGCAAGAAGGCGCAGTCCGAGCGACTGCACATCCCCGACGAGGTGCTCGAGTACATCGCGACGGTGGTCTCGAGCAACATCCGCGAGCTCGAGGGCGCCCTCATCCGGGTGTCGGCGTTCGCCAGCCTCAACCGCTCGACCCTCGACATGTCGCTCGCCCAGACCGTCCTGCGCGACATCGTCGACCAGGACGATGCCAACGTCATCTCGCCGACCGACATCATCACGGCGACCGCGGCCTACTTCAAGCTGACGGTCGACGACCTCTACGGCTCCAGCCGATCGCAGTCCGTCGCGACGGCCCGCCAGATCGCGATGTACTTGTGCCGGGAGCGCACCAGCCTGTCGCTGCCGAAGATCGGCCAGCTGTTCGGCAACCGCGACCACACCACGGTGATGTACGCCTATAAGAAGATCAGCGACCTCATGAAGGAACGCCGCTCGATCTACAACCAGGTCTCCGAGATCACGGCTCAGCTCGGCCGCAACGGCCGCTGACGCCGGCGTGCGGCATATGCCGCAAGAAGTTCTTGACACGCGCCGGGACCAGGGCCATTATTCGGGTTCTCCCCAGTGTGGAAAACCTGTGGATAACTCCCGAAGCCTGCGGAAACCGCTGTGGGCGACGTGTCGAGGCCTGTGGATGGATGAGGGATGCCGCAGGCCGCGGCATCCCTCATCCCGATGTGATTCCGCAGCCGCTCCACAACTCACACGCGTGTGGTTTCGGTGCGGCGACTGGGATCGCGAGAGTTGTCCACAGTTTCCACAGCCGTTAACACCATGACAAAGAGATCCTTCATGAGAACCCGTTCGATCACCTTGTGCGGTGGAGGGCCGGTGGGCCGGGCCTCTGCCCGAGCAGGACTGGCATTCTTCGGGGCGGGCACTAGCATGAGAACCCCGAGCCCGCAGCCTGCGGGTCCGCCGCAAAGGGAGCGTTCGTGAAGTTCCACGTCAATCGCGATGTGTTCAGCGAAGCCGTATCGTTCGTCGTCAAGCTCCTGCCGCAGCGAAACCCTCAGCCGATCCTCGCGGGCGTGCTGATCGAGGCATCCGCCGAAGGACTCTCGCTCGCGGCCTTCGACTACGAGGCGTCCGCACGCACGACGATCGAGGCCACGGTCGACGACCCGGGCACGATCCTGGTGCACGGCCGGCTCCTCTCCGACATCGCCAGCCGGTTGCCGAACGCGCCGATCCAGGTCGAGGTCGATGAGGACGGCGGGATCCTTCTCACGTGCGGCTCGGCCCGATTCACGCTGGCGTCGATGCCGGTGCAGGAGTACCCGGCGATCCCCGAGGTCACCGGCGACTCGGGACTCGTCCCGGCCGAGGACTTCGCGACCGCGATCGCGCAGGTCGCGTTCGCCGCATCGCGCGACGATGTCACCCCGGTGCTGACGGGCGTGCAGCTCGAGGTGTCGGGCACGAACCTGAGCCTCGTCGCGACGGACCGGTACCGTGTGGCGCTGCGCGAGATCCCGTGGGATGGCGGCGGCACCGCGTCCGACGAGCCGACGACAGCCCTTGTCCCTTCCCGCACCCTCACCGAGGTCGGCAAGACTTTCGCGCACGGCGGCGACATCTCGATCGCGTTCTCGGGTTCGGGTGATCGCGAGATCATCGCGTTCACCGCGGGCAACAAGACGGTCACCTCGCTGCTGATCAAGGGCAACTTCCCGCCGGTGCGCCGGCTGTTCCCCGCGCAGACCGAGCATCACGCCGTGGTCAACACGGCGGATCTCGCCGAGGCGGTGCGACGGGTGTCGCTGGTGCTCGACCGGTCGGCGCCGCTGCGCTTCACCTTCTCGACCGATGCCGTGTCGATGGATGCCTCGGGCACCGAGCAGGCGCGCGCGACCGAGTCCGTCGACGCCAACCTCGTCGGAGACGATGTCACGCTGGGCCTCAACCCCCAGTACCTGCTGGAGTCGCTCGGCGCGGTGCGCAGCGAGTTCGTGCGGATCACGTTCACCTCGAGTGAGAACGCCAACAAGCTCAGCCCGGTGCTGATCACTCCGCAGACCTCGGTCGACAAGGCCGGCCAGGACTCGTTCCGCTACCTGCTGCAGCCCAATCTCCTGCTGCGGTAGGTCGGTCTCGGTTCTGCGTTTCGTCTCTGCGTTTCGTCTCGCTCCGCTCGCTCAACGACCGGTCGTCGAGCCAGGCGAAACGTCGCACACTCGAATTAGGCTGACGCAGTGATCGTGGAGCAGCTGAGTCTCGTCGACTTCCGCAACTATGCGGTCGCCGATGTCGCGCTCTTCCCCGGTCCGAACGTGTTCGTCGGCCGCAACGGTCAGGGCAAGACGAATCTCGCCGAGGCGATCGGGTTCTTCGCGACGCTCGGCTCGCATCGCGTGTCGAACGATGCCCCGATGGTGCGCGATGGTGCGGATGCCGCGATCGTGCGCGCCCGGCTGGCGCACGGCGAGCGTCGTGTGCAGCTCGAGGTGCAGATCAACCGCCAGGGTTC comes from Microbacterium cremeum and encodes:
- the dnaA gene encoding chromosomal replication initiator protein DnaA, translated to MSPHEVPDVPVWSAVLEELVRDDRITPQLHGFISLAVPQGVMGGTLYLDVPNDLTAAQFTKRMRAPIMEALSRVEQDSHNAASSFRVVVNPDLAGAHLTVPIPIQQGSLPSSGAPVSPPVGRTPLEEPVEPASVSRSDTRLNPKYTFDNFVIGQSNRFAHAAAVAVAEAPAKAYNPLFIYGDSGLGKTHLLHAIGDYAISLYAGIKVRYVSSEEFTNDFINSIANNRGSAFQARYRDVDILLIDDIQFLQGRAETQEAFFHTFNQLHDHDKQVVITSDVPPKHLTGFEDRMRSRFEWGLITDVQAPDLETRIAILRKKAQSERLHIPDEVLEYIATVVSSNIRELEGALIRVSAFASLNRSTLDMSLAQTVLRDIVDQDDANVISPTDIITATAAYFKLTVDDLYGSSRSQSVATARQIAMYLCRERTSLSLPKIGQLFGNRDHTTVMYAYKKISDLMKERRSIYNQVSEITAQLGRNGR
- the dnaN gene encoding DNA polymerase III subunit beta encodes the protein MKFHVNRDVFSEAVSFVVKLLPQRNPQPILAGVLIEASAEGLSLAAFDYEASARTTIEATVDDPGTILVHGRLLSDIASRLPNAPIQVEVDEDGGILLTCGSARFTLASMPVQEYPAIPEVTGDSGLVPAEDFATAIAQVAFAASRDDVTPVLTGVQLEVSGTNLSLVATDRYRVALREIPWDGGGTASDEPTTALVPSRTLTEVGKTFAHGGDISIAFSGSGDREIIAFTAGNKTVTSLLIKGNFPPVRRLFPAQTEHHAVVNTADLAEAVRRVSLVLDRSAPLRFTFSTDAVSMDASGTEQARATESVDANLVGDDVTLGLNPQYLLESLGAVRSEFVRITFTSSENANKLSPVLITPQTSVDKAGQDSFRYLLQPNLLLR